The Atribacterota bacterium genome segment GAAACAATATCAATAGCAATAAAGGGCAAAATCAGTATGAGATGATTATGAAAAAGGAAATGCGCCAACACTCAGTTTTTCAGTTAAAGCATATCTATTTTATCCCTCTTTCCTCTGAATTAATCAACAAGTGTGAAACATTTCAATCCGGAGGCTTTAAAAACAAAGAGCATTTACGGGAAAAGGTATTATTGAATGTGCCTGAGGTCACAGAAAAACAACAGTTTTCCCTCGATTTTTCAGATTAAATCAGGGGTATAATTCATCACAGTAAATAATTTATAAAAATCATAACTGCTCAATCAGGGTGATAATAATAGAGATTTTATTACAATGAGCAATAGATAAAATTAGTTATTATAAATATTTATATAGCCTCTTGACATCAAAGAAATTTTTAGTAAAATTTTATTAGTAAATATGTGCTAATAGCACATAATAACTTCCAAAAAACTCCAAAAAGAATTTTGAAAACTAAAAAGATATAAAAGCTTTAATTTAAATTTAAAGAAAAAATATAATATTGGGAGGTAATACTAATGAATAAAAAAATTAAAGGTTTTGTATTTTTTATACTACTAATTATTACTTTATTTTCAATGAATTTCTTTTTCTGTTCAGCACAGATAAGTGGAAATAAAACAGAAGAAAGGGATTTCGTTGTTTACAGTGAGTTTTCAGATTTAATCCTTGAGGAAGATACCAGTACTGACATTGAAGTAAAAATTATCAATACTGGTGATCAGCACGAAAATATTCGCATAAATTTGATTCCTGATGCCGATGCAAAAAATTGGAATGTTGTTTTGCGCAATAAGAGCTATAGAGGCTATGAAGTAAGACAGGTTAATCTTTTATCGAAAGACCCTGATAACAGCAAAACGCTGAATCTGCATATCGAGGTTCCTGAAAAAATCGAAACAAAAAAAGATGAATATGTATTTACTATTGAAGCAGAGACTATCGATGGTCAAATAAATAAGACCCTTGATCTAGTATTAAATGTAACTGAGAAGACAGAGGATGAAATTGAGGAGGAGACTAATGAAATTCTTTTAAACACTAAATATCCGTCTGTTGAAAGCCCTTCTGGTAATGCAATGAAATTTGAAATAGAAGTTAAAAATGAAACTGAAGAAGACCAGGTGATGGATTTTGCTGTCGATATTCCCCAGGGCTGGAGAGCCTCTATTAGTCCGAGATGGAGAGAAGAGGAAAAAATATCAGCAATTAAAATAAACAAAGGAGCCAGTGAAACCATTTTATTGACTGTTACTCCACCATTCAC includes the following:
- a CDS encoding NEW3 domain-containing protein; the protein is MNKKIKGFVFFILLIITLFSMNFFFCSAQISGNKTEERDFVVYSEFSDLILEEDTSTDIEVKIINTGDQHENIRINLIPDADAKNWNVVLRNKSYRGYEVRQVNLLSKDPDNSKTLNLHIEVPEKIETKKDEYVFTIEAETIDGQINKTLDLVLNVTEKTEDEIEEETNEILLNTKYPSVESPSGNAMKFEIEVKNETEEDQVMDFAVDIPQGWRASISPRWREEEKISAIKINKGASETILLTVTPPFTAEKNEYILKFIAQAGELQKSLDLTAKVTGTYTLKLGTETGNLKLSAVAGEEKEYYFYIWNEGSASIDNISFVSSVPEGWDVKFNPDKIEELPSLAQTQKPEKVTMTISVPQNTLPGDYMITVNASGTQDIKKIDFRTTVNVPTKWGWIGVAIIIAILAILFGIFVKLRRR